A genomic stretch from Brachyhypopomus gauderio isolate BG-103 unplaced genomic scaffold, BGAUD_0.2 sc60, whole genome shotgun sequence includes:
- the LOC143489296 gene encoding uncharacterized protein LOC143489296 — protein MEALLKKTCDQLLEAHKISENQVAKHKELMTVCQEEHETISKLQTALEQSIETASEYRAFVDGIKETLKKKDELLDQMQHEQHSLKEKVMELSSDLTKQDLVYRNTVSMLETERTATTRLTAENQALTWKLVEFQQITNEMSTKLQALETDLSIQTNTVVDLSEELQKAKALLRNGEEERSQQSSTISSLKLEVGELQQTLHTLSRGRKSNCAYMAVVTSSNEESRKIEAMERVLSSTRKEIQKACEELRQKQDAEKNERSRERELAELKAMCTALREKLQQCQNEQAQVEKAQRRQKDMEEKLAHKDLELNSKAQEVLGLQKQMCDDQDQIKTLRADLLQKEYNISYLQSEMRQGNTRVARLQYEVQTLAEALWEHRTKRVDAEGERDRALSALWNQEQTIAQLKTEQVGSQQTLRKYWETCQLLQEKDKMIHELRFTLAEKERARVEQEKCVDALQKDIRSLTEKLDKLERGTRQSGTACGPDPAHPKGDNKRDTTGCCTVSPPNKPTKPAGKDQKTKQPQQDTSGRVQRNDSSVSTKTKDNRSSKTASPTPSTSAGHSQGVDVRKAGSGRSIKPAQKRKFTEDSMPSDNGKKLRHRTTSRVSVTSVKCKTSEDGSS, from the exons ATGGAAGCGTTGCTCAAGAAAACCTGCGACCAGCTACTGGAAGCCCACAAG ATTTCTGAGAATCAGGTTGCAAAGCATAAGGAGCTCATGACTGTTTGCCAGGAAGAACATGAAACAATCTCCAAGTTGCAGACTGCTTTAGAGCAGAGTATTGAGACAGCTTCTGAATAC AGGGCCTTTGTTGATGGCATTAAAGAGACTTTGAAAAAGAAAGACGAGCTTCTGGACCAGATGCAGCACGAGCAGCATTCACTCAAGGAGAAGGTGATGGAACTCTCCAGTGATCTGACGAAGCAGGACCTGGTGTACAGAAACACCGTCTCCAtgctggagacagagaggacagcAACCACCCGTCTCACTGCTGAGAATCAGGCTTTGACCTGGAAGCTTGTGGAGTTCCAGCAGATCACCAATGAAATGAGCACCAAGCTCCAAGCACTGGAGACTGATTTAAGTATCCAAACAAACACAGTGGTTGATCTTTCTGAGGAACTTCAGAAAGCCAAAGCTCTTCTCAGGAACGGTGAAGAAGAGCGTAGCCAGCAGTCCAGCACCATCAGCTCCTTGaagctggaggtgggggagcTCCAGCAGACGCTCCACACACTTTCCAGAGGAAGAAAGTCCAACTGTGCTTACATGGCAGTGGTGACATCTTCGAATGAGGAGAGCCGGAAGATCGAGGCCATGGAGAGAGTGCTGAGCAGCACCAGAAAGGAGATTCAAAAAGCCTGTGAGGAGCTGAGACAAAAACAAGACGCTGAAAAAAACGAGAGGTCCAGGGAGCGGGAGCTGGCTGAGTTAAAGGCCATGTGCACTGCCCTGAGGGAGAAGCTCCAGCAATGCCAGAATGAACAGGCCCAGGTGGAGAAGgcacagaggagacagaaagacaTGGAGGAGAAGCTGGCACATAAAGATCTGGAACTCAACTCTAAAGCTCAGGAGGTTTTAGG GCTCCAGAAGCAGATGTGTGATGACCAGGATCAAATCAAGACCTTACGTGCTGATCTGCTGCAGAAGGAGTACAACATCTCGTATCTCCAATCAGAGATGCGTCAGGGCAACACCCGCGTTGCCCGGCTGCAGTACGAG GTACAGACCCTGGCTGAAGCTCTCTGGGAGCACAGAACCAAGAGAGTTGAcgcggagggagagagggacagagctcTCAGCGCCTTGTGGAATCAAGAACAGACCATTGCGCAGCTGAAGACT GAGCAGGTCGGGTCGCAACAAACTCTCCGGAAATACTGGGagacgtgtcagc TGCTTCAGGAAAAGGACAAGATGATTCATGAATTGCGGTTCACCCTCGCGGAGAAAGAGAGGGCACGTGTGGAGCAGGAGAAATGTGTTGACGCTCTGCAAAAGGACATCAGATCCCTAACTGAAA AGCTGGATAAGTTGGAGAGGGGGACCAGACAGAGTGGGACTGCCTGTGGTCCTGATCCCGCACATCCCAAGGGAGATAACAAGCGGGACACTACAGGATGCTGCACAGTAAGCCCCCCCAACAAACCCACGAAACCAGCGGGGAAAGACCAGAAGACAAAGCAACCACAGCAAGACACCAGTGGCAGAGTGCAGCGCAAT GACTCTTCGGTCTCCACTAAGACGAAGGATAACCGCTCCTCTAAAACAGCAAGCCCAACACCATCGACGTCCGCAGGGCATTCGCAGGGCGTCGACGTCCGCAAGGCTGGAAGCGGCAGGTCCATTAAACCAGCTCAGAAGAGAAAGTTCACAGAG GACTCCATGCCATCTGACAACGGGAAGAAACTGCGGCACCGGACGACCTCCAGGGTCAGCGTGACGTCTGTGAAG TGTAAGACAAGTGAGGACGGATCCAGTTGA